One stretch of Vicia villosa cultivar HV-30 ecotype Madison, WI unplaced genomic scaffold, Vvil1.0 ctg.001020F_1_1, whole genome shotgun sequence DNA includes these proteins:
- the LOC131632806 gene encoding serine hydroxymethyltransferase 4: MDPVSEWGNTPLVTVDPEIHDLIEKEKRRQCRGIELIASENFTSFAVIEALGSALTNKYSEGIPGNRYYGGNEFIDQIENLCRSRALEAFHLDAANWGVNVQPYSGSPANFAAYTAVLQPHDRIMGLDLPSGGHLTHGYYTSGGKKISATSIYFESLPYKVNSTTGFIDYDRLEEKALDFRPKLIICGGSAYPRDWDYARFRQVADKCGALLLCDMAHISGLVAAQEANNPFEFCDIVTTTTHKSLRGPRAGMIFYRKGPKPPKKGQPENAVYEFEDKINFAVFPSLQGGPHNHQIGALAVALKQATTPGFKAYAKQVKANAVALGNFLINKGYALVTGGTENHLVLWDLRPLGLTGNKVEKLCDLCNITVNKNAVFGDSSALAPGGVRIGAPAMTSRGLVEKDFEQIGEFLHRAVTLTLEIQKEYGKLLKDFNKGLVNNKAIEDLKADVEKFSASFDMPGFLVSELKYKD; this comes from the exons ATGGATCCAGTTAGCGAGTGGGGAAACACGCCGTTAGTAACGGTCGACCCCGAAATCCACGACCTAATCGAAAAAGAGAAACGCCGTCAATGCCGCGGAATCGAACTCATCGCCTCCGAAAATTTCACCTCCTTCGCCGTCATCGAAGCTCTCGGAAGCGCCCTCACCAACAAATACTCCGAGGGAATTCCCGGTAACCGTTACTACGGCGGCAACGAGTTCATCGACCAGATCGAGAACCTCTGCCGCTCCCGCGCTCTCGAGGCTTTCCACCTCGACGCCGCGAACTGGGGCGTTAATGTTCAGCCTTACTCTGGCTCTCCGGCGAATTTCGCCGCCTACACGGCGGTGCTGCAGCCGCATGACAGGATCATGGGACTGGATCTGCCTTCCGGTGGACATTTGACTCATGGATACTATACTTCCGGTGGGAAGAAGATCTCGGCGACTTCGATCTACTTTGAGAGTTTGCCGTATAAGGTGAATTCGACTACGGGGTTTATTGATTACGATAGGTTGGAGGAGAAGGCTTTGGATTTTAGACCTAAGTTGATTATTTGTGGTGGAAGTGCTTATCCTAGGGATTGGGATTATGCTAGGTTTAGACAAGTTGCTGATAAGTGTGGTGCACTTTTGCTTTGTGATATGGCTCACATTAGTGGCCTTGTTGCTGCTCAG GAAGCTAATAATCCCTTTGAGTTCTGTGACATTGTCACAACAACAACCCATAAGAGTTTAAGGGGTCCTAGGGCCGGTATGATCTTCTACCGGAAGGGACCTAAGCCACCAAAGAAGGGTCAGCCTGAGAATGCAGTTTATGAGTTTGAAGACAAAATCAACTTTGCTGTTTTCCCCTCCCTTCAGGGTGGTCCTCACAACCACCAGATTGGCGCTCTTGCTGTTGCTTTGAAACAGGCCACGACCCCCGGGTTCAAGGCATATGCTAAGCAAGTTAAGGCCAATGCAGTTGCACTTGGAAATTTCTTGATAAACAAGGGATACGCTCTTGTCACCGGAGGAACTGAAAATCATCTTGTCTTGTGGGATCTCCGTCCTCTTGGCTTGACAG GTAATAAGGTGGAAAAACTTTGTGACCTATGTAACATTACTGTGAACAAGAATGCTGTTTTTGGTGATAGCAGTGCCTTGGCCCCTGGAGGAGTAAGGATTG GTGCCCCGGCTATGACTTCTAGGGGATTGGTTGAGAAGGACTTTGAGCAGATTGGTGAGTTTCTTCACCGTGCAGTAACTCTGACACTAGAGATTCAAAAGGAATATGGAAAACTTTTGAAGGATTTCAACAAGGGTTTGGTGAACAACAAAGCTATTGAAGACCTCAAAGCTGATGTTGAGAAGTTTTCAGCCTCATTTGATATGCCTGGATTCCTAGTATCTGAGCTTAAGTACAAGGATTAA